In a genomic window of Quercus lobata isolate SW786 chromosome 4, ValleyOak3.0 Primary Assembly, whole genome shotgun sequence:
- the LOC115985177 gene encoding uncharacterized protein LOC115985177, with protein MVYVISISKDQNQFSTFCGSVGQLEMFGRVARDVWCWIIWNQGNFVLHGGILQDPSQLVQRVANLLEEYKEAQGQLAISTHLGSVQLWEPPVGLIYKVNVDVVVFAEINASGIGVVVRNKRGEVMVSLVAKGPLMQDSEEAEVLACQKVLEFVVDASFTDLLLEGDNMSVMKSITSIRSNRSRLGHIYEDIHCIAVGFRSFSVNFVKHSANLVAHSIAKFASNVDDELVWLEESPPPTLEALHFNSHRFNQ; from the exons ATGGTGTATGTGATCTCTATAAgcaaggatcaaaatcaattctCCACGTTTTGTGGGAGTGTGGGTCAGCTAGAGATGTTTGGGCGGGTAGCTAGAGATGTTTGG TGTTGGATCATTTGGAACCAAGGAAACTTTGTTTTACATGGAGGCATTTTGCAAGATCCATCTCAGCTTGTTCAACGAGTTGCGAACTTGTTGGAGGAGTATAAGGAAGCACAAGGGCAGTTGGCTATCTCTACCCATCTCGGTTCAGTGCAGTTGTGGGAGCCACCAGTGGGATTAATTTACAAAGTGAATGTTGATGTTGTTGTCTTTGCAGAAATAAACGCATCAGGAATTGGGGTGGTTGTGCGCAATAAAAGGGGAGAAGTCATGGTGTCTCTAGTGGCCAAAGGACCATTGATGCAAGATAGTGAGGAAGCTGAGGTGCTAGCGTGCCAAAAAGTATTGGAGTTTGTTGTGGATGCAAGTTTCACAGACTTGTTGCTAGAAGGGGACAACATGAGCGTGATGAAGTCCATAACATCTATAAGATCCAATAGATCACGATTGGGTCATATTTATGAGGACATTCATTGTATTGCAGTAGGCTTCCGAAGCTTTTCTGTCAACTTTGTTAAGCATAGTGCAAACTTAGTGGCCCACTCTATAGCTAAATTTGCTAGCAATGTAGATGATGAACTAGTTTGGTTGGAAGAATCTCCACCACCAACCCTTGAGGCCCTGCATTTCAATTCTCATCGCTTTAATCAATGA
- the LOC115985176 gene encoding uncharacterized protein LOC115985176, whose protein sequence is MAEDVINNLGKMKLTAKEEEVIAISNEGRQEEIESCTLSLIGNFLTCKPFNKKAAQSMLRRAWGLEDGLQIIEVGTNLFQFKIDLEFEFERVLKGGPWTFDNQVLMLHKWQSGMTAKIVQFDLASLWVQIWGAPFDMACPKVAE, encoded by the coding sequence ATGGCCGAGGATGTTATCAACAATTTGGGGAAAATGAAGTTGACtgcaaaggaagaagaagtcATTGCTATTTCAAATGAGGGTCGAcaagaagaaattgaaagttGCACCCTAAGCTTGATTGGAAATTTCCTTACATGCAAGCCTTTCAACAAAAAGGCGGCCCAAAGTATGTTGAGAAGAGCTTGGGGGCTTGAGGATGGGTTGCAAATCATTGAAGTTGGTACTAATTTGTTCCAATTTAAAATTGATCTAGAGTTTGAGTTTGAGCGGGTGTTGAAAGGAGGTCCGTGGACATTTGACAACCAAGTCCTAATGTTGCATAAATGGCAATCAGGGATGACGGCGAAAATTGTCCAGTTTGATTTGGCCTCCCTATGGGTGCAAATATGGGGAGCACCGTTTGATATGGCCTGTCCCAAAGTTGCAGAGTAG
- the LOC115983410 gene encoding uncharacterized protein LOC115983410 produces the protein MAMAFRGNSYWKSMLIRQLGGNRSFATSTAPKFAPTVDAAHADNSLSSRLGLKFELAPLYVLLGMVGAGVIIGIHTVKQQLMHSPTVRVNKKRRVSLPEIEDPEVIINNSDKFLNKSFLRKVAHIQDRKPVLPDPTRADPYARPRTAETLKTVGVNPTGQ, from the exons atggcaATGGCTTTCAGGGGAAAT AGCTACTGGAAATCAATGCTAATCCGACAACTAGGAGGAAACCGATCGTTTGCAACATCAACCGCTCCCAAATTTGCACCAACTGTTGATGCTGCTCATGCAGATAATAGCTTAAGTTCCAG GCTGGGTTTGAAGTTTGAGTTAGCCCCATTGTATGTGCTGCTGGGAATGGTTGGGGCAGGTGTGATTATAGGGATTCATACGGTGAAGCAGCAGCTCATGCATTCCCCAACGGTTCGCGTCAACAAGAAGAGGAGGGTATCCTTGCCGGAGATAGAGGATCCGGAAGTTATTATCAACAATTCCGATAAGTTCCTGAATAAATCTTTCCTCAGGAAGGTGGCTCACATTCAGGATCGCAAACCTGTCCTCCCTGATCCCACCCGCGCCGACCCATATGCTCG ACCTCGAACTGCAGAGACCCTTAAAACTGTTGGAGTCAACCCAACTGGCCAGTGA